A window of the Mesorhizobium opportunistum WSM2075 genome harbors these coding sequences:
- a CDS encoding RNB domain-containing ribonuclease, which produces MKSLTDPSQALSTGLTKIRTEFHVPDGFPAVVMAAAEVAAKRVPSQHTDRTAMPFVTLDPASSTDLDQAFSIEASGGDLLLHYAIADVAWFVEDGDAIDLDAWTRGETLYLPDGKAGLYPPALAEGAASLLPDGPRPAVVFTVRVAEDGLVKLDGAERAIIQSRAKLAYDSVQASDLPAGFAEMARRMAMNEKRRGASRVDPPEQEVERLADGTFRLSFRPLLQSEQDNAALSLAANMAIADAMLAHHTGLFRVMSEPDASKVQRLRNAALALGLSWPASTSLHDYQRTLDPADPQQAALMLEIRHASPGASYQPYQEGVVPWHEAMAATYAHATAPLRRLADRYVVRCVLAIANGQPAPQAVTDAFTRLPKVMGRAGARASQINHAAIDLAEAVMLRGREGETFKAVVTDVNHGVRVQLADMPIVANLNATGVRQGDGLTLRLVLADPDQRRIVFEPA; this is translated from the coding sequence ATGAAATCACTGACCGATCCCTCACAAGCACTCTCCACGGGCTTAACGAAAATCCGCACCGAATTCCACGTGCCGGATGGATTTCCGGCAGTCGTAATGGCCGCCGCTGAGGTGGCGGCCAAACGCGTGCCCAGCCAGCACACCGATCGAACAGCGATGCCCTTCGTCACGCTCGATCCGGCAAGCTCCACCGATCTTGATCAGGCGTTTTCAATCGAGGCGAGCGGCGGCGATCTGCTGCTGCATTATGCCATTGCCGACGTAGCCTGGTTCGTCGAGGACGGCGACGCGATCGATCTCGACGCCTGGACGCGGGGCGAGACGCTTTACCTCCCGGACGGCAAGGCCGGGCTCTACCCGCCGGCACTCGCCGAAGGCGCAGCGAGCCTGCTGCCGGATGGACCGCGACCGGCGGTCGTCTTCACCGTCCGGGTCGCCGAGGATGGTCTGGTGAAATTGGACGGCGCGGAGCGGGCAATCATTCAAAGCCGCGCCAAGCTCGCCTATGACAGCGTGCAGGCCTCCGATCTTCCGGCCGGCTTCGCCGAAATGGCACGGCGCATGGCGATGAACGAGAAGCGGCGTGGCGCGTCCCGCGTCGACCCGCCCGAGCAGGAGGTGGAAAGGCTCGCCGACGGCACGTTCCGGCTTTCGTTCAGGCCGCTGCTGCAATCCGAGCAAGACAACGCCGCGCTTTCCCTGGCCGCCAACATGGCGATTGCCGACGCCATGCTTGCGCACCATACCGGCTTGTTCCGTGTGATGTCGGAGCCGGATGCTTCCAAGGTGCAAAGACTGCGCAACGCGGCACTGGCTCTGGGGCTGTCCTGGCCGGCCTCTACCAGCTTGCACGACTACCAGCGAACCCTTGACCCGGCCGATCCGCAACAGGCGGCGCTGATGCTGGAAATCCGCCATGCGAGCCCCGGCGCGTCTTACCAACCCTATCAGGAAGGTGTCGTCCCCTGGCATGAGGCGATGGCGGCGACCTATGCCCATGCAACCGCGCCGCTCAGGCGACTGGCAGATCGCTACGTCGTGCGCTGCGTGCTGGCAATCGCCAACGGCCAGCCCGCACCGCAGGCCGTCACCGATGCGTTCACCAGATTGCCGAAAGTGATGGGACGGGCGGGTGCCCGCGCTTCGCAGATCAACCATGCGGCCATCGACCTTGCCGAGGCGGTGATGCTCAGGGGACGCGAGGGAGAGACGTTCAAGGCCGTCGTGACCGACGTCAACCATGGGGTGCGCGTCCAGCTTGCCGACATGCCTATCGTTGCCAACCTGAACGCGACCGGGGTCAGACAGGGTGACGGCCTAACGCTAAGGCTAGTCCTGGCCGATCCGGATCAACGCCGAATCGTGTTCGAACCTGCCTGA
- the murI gene encoding glutamate racemase — protein sequence MTDQPILMFDSGVGGLTVLREARVLMPDRRFVYVADDAAFPFGAWEEPALRTHILELFARLLDRFSPVISVIACNTASTLVIDALRDRFPGHPFVGTVPAVKPAAERTRSGLVSVLATPGTVKRQYTRDLISKWAQKCHVRLVGSDRLAGLAEAYMREGFVDEEAVRAEITPCFMEHDGRRTDIVVLACTHYPFLVNRMRKTAPWPVDWIDPAEAIARRALSLLPPVDGALPQGEPDIAVFTSGKADFAVSRLMQGFGLVAEASAVQAGSNTIRR from the coding sequence ATGACTGACCAGCCGATCCTGATGTTCGATTCCGGCGTTGGCGGCCTGACCGTGTTGCGCGAGGCGCGCGTGCTGATGCCGGACCGGCGCTTCGTCTATGTCGCCGACGATGCGGCCTTTCCTTTCGGCGCGTGGGAAGAACCGGCGCTGCGCACCCATATACTGGAACTGTTCGCCAGGCTGCTCGACCGGTTTTCGCCGGTCATTTCGGTCATCGCCTGCAACACTGCCTCGACGCTGGTCATCGATGCGCTGCGCGACAGATTTCCCGGCCATCCCTTTGTCGGCACTGTTCCGGCGGTCAAGCCGGCGGCCGAGCGCACGCGCTCGGGCCTGGTCTCGGTGCTGGCGACGCCGGGCACGGTCAAGCGGCAATACACGCGCGACCTGATCAGCAAGTGGGCGCAGAAATGCCATGTCCGCCTGGTCGGCAGCGACAGGCTGGCGGGGCTTGCCGAAGCCTATATGCGCGAGGGCTTCGTCGACGAGGAGGCCGTGCGCGCCGAGATCACCCCCTGTTTCATGGAGCATGACGGGCGCAGGACCGACATCGTCGTGCTGGCTTGCACCCATTATCCATTCCTGGTCAATCGCATGCGCAAGACCGCGCCCTGGCCAGTCGACTGGATCGATCCGGCCGAAGCGATCGCGCGGCGGGCGCTTTCCCTTCTGCCGCCTGTCGATGGGGCGCTGCCGCAAGGCGAGCCTGATATCGCCGTCTTCACGTCTGGCAAGGCGGATTTCGCCGTCAGCCGGCTGATGCAGGGCTTTGGACTGGTGGCGGAAGCGTCCGCTGTTCAGGCAGGTTCGAACACGATTCGGCGTTGA
- a CDS encoding RNA methyltransferase, translated as MPITKDPDNASAAGPAIILVEPQLGENIGMVARAMANFGLSELRLVNPRDGWPSEKARAAASRADHVIDAVKVFDDLASALADLNFVFATTARQRDGFKTVRGPVEAGRVLRARHGMGQRTGILFGRERFGLYNDEVGLADEIVTFPVDPDFSSLNIAQAALLMSYEWMKSGLEDETRTNFSGPDMKPASKEELHGLFAYLEGALEARGYFRPAPKKPKMVDNLRAVLTRAGFAEPELKVLRGIISSLDRFSPAMPRGDGSPGDDPRRLPAAAARARKADTAGHAPDANGDDTDTPPLGGKGTDND; from the coding sequence ATGCCCATCACCAAAGATCCCGATAACGCTTCAGCAGCCGGTCCGGCCATCATCCTCGTCGAGCCGCAGCTTGGCGAGAACATCGGCATGGTCGCTCGCGCCATGGCCAATTTCGGCCTCTCCGAGCTGCGCCTGGTCAACCCGCGCGACGGCTGGCCGAGCGAAAAGGCACGCGCGGCCGCCAGCCGTGCAGATCATGTCATCGATGCGGTCAAGGTGTTCGACGACCTCGCCTCGGCACTTGCCGACCTCAATTTCGTTTTCGCCACCACTGCGAGGCAACGCGACGGCTTCAAGACCGTGCGCGGCCCGGTCGAAGCGGGCAGGGTGCTGCGGGCGCGTCACGGAATGGGTCAGCGCACCGGCATCCTGTTCGGCCGCGAGCGCTTCGGTCTCTACAATGACGAGGTCGGCCTCGCCGACGAGATCGTCACCTTCCCGGTCGATCCCGACTTCTCCTCGCTCAACATCGCCCAGGCAGCGCTTCTGATGTCTTACGAGTGGATGAAGTCCGGCCTTGAGGACGAGACCAGGACGAATTTCTCCGGTCCGGACATGAAGCCGGCCAGCAAGGAAGAGCTGCACGGCCTGTTCGCCTATCTCGAAGGCGCGCTCGAGGCGCGCGGCTATTTCCGGCCGGCGCCGAAGAAGCCGAAGATGGTCGACAATCTGCGCGCCGTGCTGACGCGCGCCGGCTTTGCCGAGCCGGAGCTGAAAGTGCTGCGCGGCATTATCTCGTCGCTCGACAGGTTCTCACCGGCAATGCCGCGCGGCGATGGTTCGCCGGGCGACGATCCACGGCGGTTGCCCGCGGCGGCCGCGCGTGCCCGCAAGGCGGATACGGCTGGCCATGCGCCGGACGCCAACGGCGATGACACGGACACGCCGCCGCTCGGCGGCAAGGGAACCGACAATGACTGA
- a CDS encoding NADP-dependent isocitrate dehydrogenase: MAKIKVANPVVELDGDEMTRIIWQFIKDKLIHPYLDLKLEYYDLGVEHRDATNDQVTIDSANAIKKYGVGVKCATITPDEQRVEEFKLKKMWKSPNGTIRNILGGTIFREPIIMKNVPRLVPGWTKPIIVGRHAFGDQYRATDFRFPGKGKLTIKFVGEDGQVIEHDVYDAPGAGVAMAMYNLDESIREFARASLNYGLLRNYPVYLSTKNTILKAYDGRFKDIFQEVYEAEFEAEFKSKKLWYEHRLIDDMVASALKWSGGYVWACKNYDGDVQSDTVAQGFGSLGLMTSVLMTPDGKTVEAEAAHGTVTRHYRQHQKGEETSTNSIASIFAWTRGLAHRAKLDDNAELKRFADTLEKVCIQTVESGFMTKDLSLLIGPDQPWLSTTGFLDKIDENLQKAMA, encoded by the coding sequence ATGGCGAAGATCAAGGTGGCGAACCCGGTCGTCGAACTCGACGGCGACGAGATGACCCGCATCATCTGGCAGTTCATCAAGGACAAGCTGATCCACCCTTATCTCGACCTCAAGCTTGAATATTACGACCTCGGTGTCGAGCATCGCGACGCCACCAACGACCAGGTGACGATCGATTCGGCCAACGCCATCAAGAAATACGGTGTCGGCGTGAAATGCGCGACGATCACCCCCGACGAGCAGCGCGTCGAGGAATTCAAGCTGAAGAAGATGTGGAAGTCGCCGAACGGCACCATCCGCAACATCCTCGGCGGCACGATCTTCCGCGAGCCGATCATCATGAAGAACGTACCGCGCCTGGTACCCGGCTGGACCAAGCCGATCATCGTCGGCCGTCACGCCTTCGGCGACCAGTACCGCGCCACCGATTTCCGCTTCCCCGGCAAGGGCAAGCTGACCATCAAGTTCGTCGGCGAGGACGGCCAGGTGATCGAGCACGATGTCTACGATGCGCCCGGCGCCGGCGTCGCCATGGCCATGTACAATCTCGACGAATCCATCCGCGAGTTCGCCCGCGCCTCGCTGAACTACGGCCTGCTGCGCAACTATCCGGTCTACCTGTCGACCAAGAACACCATCCTCAAGGCCTATGACGGCCGCTTCAAGGACATCTTCCAGGAAGTCTACGAGGCCGAATTCGAGGCCGAGTTCAAGTCGAAGAAGCTGTGGTACGAACACCGCCTGATCGACGACATGGTGGCCTCCGCCCTGAAATGGTCGGGCGGCTATGTCTGGGCCTGCAAGAACTACGATGGCGACGTCCAGTCCGACACGGTGGCGCAAGGCTTCGGGTCGCTCGGCCTGATGACCTCGGTGCTGATGACGCCGGACGGCAAGACGGTGGAAGCCGAAGCCGCGCACGGCACCGTCACCCGCCACTATCGCCAGCACCAGAAGGGCGAGGAAACCTCGACCAACTCGATCGCCTCGATCTTCGCCTGGACGCGTGGCCTGGCCCACCGTGCCAAGCTCGACGACAATGCCGAATTGAAGCGGTTTGCCGACACGCTGGAGAAGGTCTGCATCCAGACCGTCGAGTCCGGTTTCATGACCAAGGACCTGTCGCTCTTGATCGGCCCCGACCAGCCATGGCTCTCGACCACCGGCTTCCTCGACAAGATCGACGAGAATTTGCAGAAGGCAATGGCGTAA
- a CDS encoding glutathione S-transferase family protein translates to MIKPILYGADYSVYVRIARMALQEKGVDHELVPVDIFAAEGIPAWYLEHHPFGRIPAFEHDGFRVFETNAIARYIDEAFDGPALQPADARSRARMGQIIGMLDAYAYRSMVWDVAVERLKKEAADEALIAGGLRQAETVLNVLTSLTTEGPWLLGERLTLADLHAAPIIAYFVKVSEGQKLLARFADIRDWYARIAAWPSFVRTEKVG, encoded by the coding sequence ATGATCAAGCCAATCCTGTACGGCGCGGATTACAGCGTCTATGTGCGCATCGCCCGGATGGCGCTGCAGGAGAAAGGCGTCGACCACGAACTCGTGCCGGTCGATATCTTCGCCGCCGAGGGCATCCCAGCCTGGTATCTCGAGCACCATCCTTTCGGCCGCATCCCGGCTTTCGAGCATGACGGGTTTCGCGTTTTCGAGACCAATGCGATTGCCCGCTATATCGACGAGGCCTTCGACGGACCGGCGCTGCAGCCTGCCGACGCGCGCAGCCGCGCCAGGATGGGCCAGATCATCGGCATGCTCGACGCCTATGCCTACCGGTCAATGGTCTGGGATGTCGCCGTCGAGCGACTGAAAAAGGAAGCGGCGGATGAGGCGTTGATCGCCGGCGGCCTGCGGCAAGCGGAGACGGTGCTCAACGTGCTGACCTCGCTGACGACTGAGGGACCATGGTTGCTCGGCGAGCGGCTGACACTGGCCGACTTGCACGCGGCGCCGATCATTGCCTATTTCGTCAAGGTCAGCGAGGGGCAAAAGCTGCTGGCGCGGTTCGCGGATATCCGGGACTGGTATGCGCGCATTGCGGCGTGGCCGAGCTTCGTTCGGACTGAAAAAGTCGGCTGA
- the alaS gene encoding alanine--tRNA ligase: protein MSGVNEIRSTFLDYFRREGHEVVASSPLVPRNDPTLMFTNAGMVQFKNVFTGLEKRPYSRATTAQKSVRAGGKHNDLDNVGYTARHLTFFEMLGNFSFGDYFKERAIELAWNLITKEFGLKKDKLLVTVYHTDDEAAGFWKKIAGFSDDRIIRIPTSDNFWAMGDTGPCGPCSEIFIDRGEHIWGGPPGSPEEDGDRFLEFWNLVFMQYEQVTKEERIDLPRPSIDTGMGLERMASILQGVESVFETDLFRHLIDVASSALGRAPDAETVASYRVIADHLRSSSFLVADGVLPSNEGRGYVLRRIMRRAMRHAQLLGANEPLMWKLVPALVREMGQAYPELLRGEQLITETLKLEETRFRKTLVRGLGLLSEATETLTAGDMLDGETAFKLYDTYGFPLDLTQDALRQRSISVDLAGFTNAMEQQKAEARKHWTGSGEAATETVWFSVREKTGATEFLGYETEQAEGLVQALVKDGKTVDSAGKGDAVAVVVNQTPFYGESGGQMGDTGIISGEGFSIEISDTQKKADGLFVHLGTVASGTVKVGAAVELKVDHARRSRLRANHSATHLIHEALREVLGTHVAQKGSLVAPERLRFDISHNKPISPEDLEEVERMANEIVVQNGPVTTRLISVDDAIAEGAMALFGEKYGDEVRVVSMGTGVHGAKANRPYSVELCGGTHVRATGDIGLVRVVSDSAVAAGVRRIEALTGEAARKHLDEQDRRLKATAAVLKISPADVPARVETLLEERKKLEKELTEARKKLALGGGAAAGAPSENETVAGVGFLGKMVSGVSPKDLKPLADAGKTSLGSGVVVFVGAGEDNKASVVVAVTDDLVGRFSAVDLVRVASAALGGQGGGGRPDMAQAGGPDASKAGDAIAAVRAALEAV, encoded by the coding sequence ATGAGTGGCGTGAACGAAATCCGGTCGACATTCCTCGACTATTTCCGCAGGGAGGGCCACGAGGTCGTCGCCTCGAGCCCGCTCGTGCCGCGCAACGACCCGACATTGATGTTCACCAATGCCGGCATGGTGCAGTTCAAGAACGTCTTCACCGGCCTGGAGAAGCGGCCCTATTCGCGCGCCACGACTGCTCAGAAGAGCGTTCGCGCCGGCGGCAAGCACAACGACCTCGACAATGTCGGCTATACCGCGCGCCACCTGACCTTCTTCGAGATGCTCGGTAATTTCTCGTTCGGCGATTACTTCAAGGAACGCGCCATCGAACTTGCCTGGAACCTGATCACCAAGGAGTTCGGGCTGAAGAAGGACAAGCTGCTGGTCACCGTCTATCACACCGACGATGAGGCCGCCGGCTTCTGGAAGAAGATCGCCGGTTTTTCGGACGACCGCATCATCCGCATCCCGACCTCGGACAATTTCTGGGCGATGGGCGACACCGGTCCTTGCGGCCCGTGCTCGGAAATCTTCATCGATCGTGGCGAGCACATCTGGGGTGGTCCTCCCGGCAGTCCCGAAGAGGATGGCGACCGTTTCCTCGAATTCTGGAACCTGGTGTTCATGCAGTATGAACAGGTGACGAAGGAGGAGCGGATCGACCTGCCGCGCCCGTCGATCGACACCGGCATGGGCCTGGAGCGTATGGCGTCCATCCTGCAGGGGGTGGAAAGCGTCTTTGAGACCGACCTGTTTCGGCACCTGATCGACGTGGCGTCCTCCGCACTCGGGCGCGCTCCCGATGCGGAAACCGTGGCGTCCTACCGCGTCATCGCCGATCACCTGCGCTCGTCCTCCTTCCTGGTCGCCGATGGCGTGCTGCCGTCGAACGAAGGCCGCGGTTATGTGTTGCGCCGCATCATGCGCCGCGCCATGCGCCACGCTCAGTTGCTCGGCGCGAACGAGCCGCTGATGTGGAAGCTGGTGCCGGCGCTGGTGCGCGAGATGGGCCAGGCCTATCCCGAACTGCTGCGCGGCGAACAGTTGATCACCGAGACGCTGAAGCTCGAGGAGACGCGCTTCCGCAAGACGCTGGTGCGCGGCCTCGGCCTGCTCTCGGAGGCGACGGAAACGCTTACCGCCGGCGACATGCTGGACGGCGAGACAGCCTTCAAGCTCTACGACACCTACGGCTTCCCGCTCGACCTGACGCAGGATGCGCTGCGCCAGCGCAGCATCTCGGTCGACCTTGCCGGCTTCACCAATGCGATGGAACAGCAGAAGGCCGAGGCCCGCAAGCATTGGACCGGATCCGGCGAGGCCGCGACCGAGACAGTCTGGTTCTCCGTGCGTGAAAAGACCGGCGCTACCGAGTTCCTCGGCTACGAAACCGAGCAGGCGGAAGGCCTCGTCCAAGCGCTGGTCAAGGACGGCAAGACCGTCGACAGCGCCGGCAAGGGCGACGCCGTTGCGGTGGTCGTCAACCAGACGCCGTTCTATGGCGAGTCCGGCGGCCAGATGGGCGACACCGGCATCATCTCCGGCGAAGGGTTTTCGATCGAGATCTCCGACACGCAGAAAAAGGCCGACGGGCTGTTCGTGCATCTCGGCACGGTGGCGAGCGGCACCGTCAAGGTAGGCGCCGCCGTTGAACTCAAGGTGGATCACGCGCGCCGGTCCAGGCTGCGTGCCAACCACTCCGCGACGCACCTGATCCACGAGGCGCTGCGCGAGGTGCTGGGCACCCATGTCGCGCAGAAGGGTTCGCTTGTCGCGCCCGAACGCCTGCGTTTTGACATCTCGCACAACAAGCCGATTTCACCGGAGGACCTCGAAGAGGTCGAGCGCATGGCCAACGAGATCGTCGTCCAGAACGGCCCGGTGACCACGCGCCTGATATCCGTCGACGACGCCATAGCCGAGGGCGCCATGGCGCTGTTCGGCGAGAAATACGGTGACGAGGTGCGCGTCGTCTCGATGGGCACCGGTGTGCACGGCGCCAAGGCCAACCGGCCCTATTCGGTCGAACTCTGTGGCGGCACCCATGTCCGGGCGACCGGCGATATCGGCTTGGTGCGTGTCGTGTCGGACAGCGCCGTCGCCGCCGGCGTGCGCCGCATCGAGGCATTGACAGGCGAAGCCGCGCGCAAACATCTCGACGAGCAGGACAGGCGTTTGAAGGCGACGGCAGCCGTGTTGAAGATTTCGCCGGCCGATGTACCGGCGCGCGTCGAGACGCTGCTCGAAGAGCGCAAGAAGCTCGAGAAGGAACTGACCGAAGCGCGCAAGAAGCTGGCGCTGGGCGGCGGTGCCGCGGCCGGCGCGCCCTCTGAAAACGAAACGGTCGCGGGTGTCGGCTTCCTCGGCAAGATGGTCTCCGGTGTGTCGCCGAAGGACCTGAAGCCGCTGGCCGATGCCGGCAAGACATCGCTCGGCTCCGGCGTCGTCGTCTTCGTCGGCGCCGGCGAGGACAACAAGGCCAGCGTCGTGGTCGCCGTCACCGACGACCTCGTTGGCCGCTTCAGCGCCGTCGACCTCGTCCGCGTCGCCTCCGCCGCGTTGGGCGGGCAGGGCGGTGGCGGCCGGCCCGACATGGCCCAAGCCGGAGGCCCGGATGCGTCCAAGGCCGGCGATGCGATTGCGGCGGTAAGGGCGGCACTCGAAGCGGTGTAG
- the recA gene encoding recombinase RecA, whose translation MAQNSLRLVEDKAVDKSKALDAALSQIERAFGKGSIMRLGANEQVVEIETVPTGSLGLDIALGVGGLPRGRIIEIYGPESSGKTTLALHTVAEAQKKGGICAFVDAEHALDPVYARKLGVDLENLLISQPDTGEQALEICDTLVRSGAIDVLVVDSVAALTPRAEIEGEMGDSLPGLQARLMSQALRKLTASISRSNTMVIFINQIRMKIGVMFGSPETTTGGNALKFYASVRLDIRRIGSVKDRDEVVGNQTRVKVVKNKLAPPFKVVEFDIMYGEGVSKTGELVDLGVKAGVVEKSGAWFSYNSQRLGQGRENAKLFLRDNPDTAREIELALRQNAGLIAEKFLENGGSEGNGDDGFEDEAGAM comes from the coding sequence ATGGCTCAGAATTCTTTGCGGCTTGTAGAGGATAAGGCAGTGGACAAATCAAAGGCTCTGGATGCGGCGCTGTCGCAAATCGAGCGGGCTTTCGGCAAGGGCTCGATCATGCGGCTCGGCGCGAACGAGCAGGTCGTCGAGATCGAGACGGTGCCAACGGGCTCGCTCGGCCTCGACATCGCGCTTGGCGTCGGTGGCCTGCCGCGCGGCCGCATCATCGAGATCTACGGGCCGGAAAGCTCGGGCAAGACGACGCTGGCGCTGCACACGGTGGCCGAAGCCCAGAAGAAGGGCGGCATCTGCGCCTTCGTCGATGCCGAGCATGCGCTCGATCCGGTCTACGCCCGCAAGCTTGGCGTCGATCTCGAAAACCTCCTGATCTCGCAGCCCGACACCGGCGAGCAGGCGCTGGAAATCTGCGACACGCTGGTGCGTTCCGGCGCCATCGACGTGCTGGTGGTCGATTCGGTCGCGGCGCTGACGCCACGCGCCGAAATCGAAGGCGAGATGGGCGATTCGCTGCCGGGTCTGCAGGCCCGTCTGATGAGCCAGGCGCTGCGCAAGCTCACCGCCTCGATCTCGCGCTCCAACACCATGGTCATCTTCATCAACCAGATCCGCATGAAGATCGGCGTCATGTTCGGCTCGCCCGAAACCACCACTGGCGGCAATGCGCTGAAGTTCTACGCCTCGGTGCGCCTCGACATCCGCCGCATCGGTTCGGTCAAGGACCGTGACGAGGTCGTCGGCAACCAGACACGCGTCAAGGTGGTCAAGAACAAGCTGGCGCCGCCCTTCAAGGTGGTCGAGTTCGACATCATGTACGGTGAAGGCGTGTCCAAGACCGGCGAACTGGTCGATCTCGGCGTCAAGGCCGGCGTGGTCGAGAAATCGGGCGCCTGGTTCTCCTACAATTCGCAGCGTCTCGGCCAGGGCCGGGAAAATGCAAAACTGTTCCTGCGCGACAATCCCGATACGGCGCGTGAGATCGAACTGGCGCTGCGGCAGAATGCCGGGCTGATCGCCGAGAAATTCCTCGAAAATGGTGGCTCCGAGGGCAATGGGGACGACGGTTTCGAGGATGAAGCCGGCGCAATGTAG